The Candidatus Neomarinimicrobiota bacterium sequence AGTTTCTTTTCGTATTCATCCTCATCAGAGGTTGTGCCACCTCGTTTTTTGTGCTTTTTCCTCTTTTTATGAGTCTCTTTACCTTCTTTTTCCGGTACAGTTGCAGCTTTTTCTTCGGATTTCTCTTTTTCCGGTCCGGCACTTTTCTTTTTATGTTTTTCTTTCTTTTGTTCTTTTTCCAGCTCTTTTTCGGCTTCGGCTTCCGCTTTCAGACGCTCTTCTTTCTCTTTGCGGACCTGCTCTTCAATCTCCTTTGCCTTTCGGGTTTCTTCTTCAAGCCGTTTCTTTTCTTTTTGCTCTAAATCATCTTCTTCCTTCAATGCCCTCATACGTGCCTTTTCGGCATTGATCCGCGCTTCCTCCTCAGCCTTTTTCTGCGCTTCAATCCGTTTCCTCTCTTCTTCCTCTGCCTTTTTCTGGGTCACTTTTTCTTTACGCTCATCATGCGCTCTTTTATCATCATCAGAAAAATTCGACAATACAAGGCCCAGATTCTCTTCATCTAAAACCGTATTGATTGTAGCTTTAAATCCATGCTTATCCAGCAGTGCAATGATATCATTGTGAGAGATATTCAGTCTTTTCGCAAGTTGATATATTCTTACAGGCTTCTCTGAGGTCATTCAGAACTTCCTTTTTATTTTTTTACAATGACTTAACCTTGATTATCATCGAGATCCAGCTCATCCTGTTTGTCCCGTTTCGACTGCAGGGCATCCTGAACAATGGTCTCAATTTTTTCAAAGGTTTTTTCACCAATTCCTTTAATTTCAAGGAGTTTGGCAGTTTCCGTATTCAGAAAATCAGCGACGGTTTCAATCCCTGCTTCCTGAAGGGCATTGATCTGTGTTTTGGTAATCCCTTCCAGATCCTCAATAAAAATATCGTCTCCTTCAAGACGGTTATATTCAGAGCGACGTATAGCATCAATATCATACCCGGTAACCTGTGAAGTGAGATTGATATTGATACCGCCGGTACCGATAGCTGTAGCAATCTCGTTATCATCAAAAACGGCCAGTGCCGTACGACGGTCCTCATCAATCTCGATGAAGAGGGGTTTAGCCGGTGACAGAGCCCTGGAAATCAGGACTTCCGACTCGTGGCTGTAGCTGATAATATCCACATTTTCCCCGGCCAATTCATTCACGATCGTTTTGATTCGGCTCCCTTTGATGCCAACGCAGGCACCCACTGCATCAATCCGTTTATCGTTGGATTCCACGATAATCTTGCTCCGCCGCCCCGGGACACGGGCAATGGCTTTGATCTCCACGATGCCGTCAAATATTTCCGGTACTTCCAGCTCAAAAAGGCGTCGCAAAAAGGATTCATCCGCCCTGGAAATAATAATTTCCGGTCCCTTGGGCGTCATATTAACTTCTTTAATAATTGCCTTAATGGTATCACCGCGACGATAACGTTCCGTTTCAATCTGTTCCCGGCGGGGCATTTTCAATTCAGTTTTGTCAATATTGATAAAAAGGGATTCCCCCCGGCGGATCTGGTGGATACTTCCCACAATAATCTCTCCAATCCGGTTGGTATATTCCTCATAAATCTGATTCCGTTCCAGTTCACGGATTTTCTGACTCAGAACCTGTTTAGCGGCAGATATGGCCCGTCGCCCGAATACATCCGGATTAATCACCTGGACAATCACATCGCCCGGTTCTACATCGTCCACATCCTGGCGCTTTCGGGCTTCAGTAAGGGATATCTCCCTGACCTCGTCATCCAGGTCTTCATCAGCCACCACTTCCAGCTCCTGGTAAATTTCAATTTCTCCCTTATCCGTATTGACAATGATATCAAAATTATCCACATCACCATATTTTTTACGGATAATAGATTCAAATACCGATTCAATAATATCGGCCACCTCGGATCTGGCAATTCCTTTTTCTTTTGCCAGCTGGGCAAAGGCATCAATGAGTTCTTTGTGGTTCAAAGCATATCTCCTCTTACCACTTGATTTTTATTTTTGCTTCTGTTATGGCATCCAGGGGAATTCCAAGCAGTTCCCCCGATGCTGATCCTTCCTTCTGAAGAATAACCATTGATTCGGTCACATCCAT is a genomic window containing:
- the nusA gene encoding transcription termination factor NusA, which translates into the protein MNHKELIDAFAQLAKEKGIARSEVADIIESVFESIIRKKYGDVDNFDIIVNTDKGEIEIYQELEVVADEDLDDEVREISLTEARKRQDVDDVEPGDVIVQVINPDVFGRRAISAAKQVLSQKIRELERNQIYEEYTNRIGEIIVGSIHQIRRGESLFINIDKTELKMPRREQIETERYRRGDTIKAIIKEVNMTPKGPEIIISRADESFLRRLFELEVPEIFDGIVEIKAIARVPGRRSKIIVESNDKRIDAVGACVGIKGSRIKTIVNELAGENVDIISYSHESEVLISRALSPAKPLFIEIDEDRRTALAVFDDNEIATAIGTGGININLTSQVTGYDIDAIRRSEYNRLEGDDIFIEDLEGITKTQINALQEAGIETVADFLNTETAKLLEIKGIGEKTFEKIETIVQDALQSKRDKQDELDLDDNQG